DNA from bacterium:
AAAAGTGGTGATGATTTTCCCTTACGAAAATGGACTTTCTATGTTAAATGAAACGATAAAAGAGCGAGACCCTTCTCTTACGACTATCTCGGAATCTGATGAATCCTATCTTAAAAAAATCGGTCAACTGATTATTTCTACTTATACCCATGCTTTATCTAACTTTTTAGATATTTTACTTGTTTCTTATACCGCAAATATTGTTATTTATAAAGGAGAAGATTTTCTAAACTGGTTAACTCAAGAATTAGAAATTTCCCTAAAACAACAAACCCCTTTGCCATATTCTGAAATAGATTCTGTTTTGTGTTATCAATCTACCTTTAATAAATCCCCATTTTTAAGATTTTGGGGAAGTTTTTTCTTACTCTTTGATGGACAGACGATGAAAGTAATCGTGAAGGCAATTGATAAATTAATTTTGAAAATAAAATAGTAAAATGCCAATTATTACTTTAATCACAGATTTTGGGCTAAAAGATAATTATGTCGGGATAATAAAAGGAGTAATCCATTCAATCAATCCTGAGGTAAAAATAATTGATATTACTCATCTTATAA
Protein-coding regions in this window:
- a CDS encoding chemotaxis protein CheC; translated protein: MQLTNFQLDALREIGNIGNGHVSTCLSQLANEKIIPIIPEIKLVPANKFNELIEDSEGLTIGISSGLLGEVMGKVVMIFPYENGLSMLNETIKERDPSLTTISESDESYLKKIGQLIISTYTHALSNFLDILLVSYTANIVIYKGEDFLNWLTQELEISLKQQTPLPYSEIDSVLCYQSTFNKSPFLRFWGSFFLLFDGQTMKVIVKAIDKLILKIK